One Artemia franciscana chromosome 7, ASM3288406v1, whole genome shotgun sequence DNA segment encodes these proteins:
- the LOC136029193 gene encoding thiol S-methyltransferase TMT1A-like, which yields MGEADVTIQSLLGGYFVPILVFILIVFLWRKYSKSFRDWVFAKFTIVMLKKYHINHESQKKLHFQPLHDQDSCDPEYKNKGILRVLEIGAGGGANFQFFPNNCELTVVEPNEFFKPAFFESQSKHPDIKLHRFVVGCAEDMKDVESESIDAVVSTLVLCSVADVMQVLKEVKRILAVGGKFYFWEHVHERPGSYLHTIQNLMSMFIWPLLFDNCQLNRNIDDMIAKSGFSSLTQNRFYATGTTGLFQLIKPHARGIATK from the exons ATGGGTGAAGCTGACGTTACTATTCAGTCACTTCTAGGAGGATATTTTGTACCAAtccttgttttcattttaatagtattTCTATGGAGAAAGTATTCAAAGAGTTTCCGTGACTG GGTGTTTGCGAAGTTTACTATTGTAATGCTGAAGAAGTACCATATAAATCACGAGTCACAAAAAAAACTCCATTTTCAACCTCTCCATGACCAGGACTCTTGCGATCCAGAGTACAAAAATAAGGGGATACTTCGTGTTTTAGAAATTGGTGCCGGTGGTGGAgccaattttcagtttttccccaACAATTGTGAGCTAACAGTAGTTGAGCCAAATGAATTTTTCAAGCCTGCCTTTTTCGAGTCTCAGTCCAA ACACCCGGACATAAAACTTCATCGGTTCGTTGTTGGATGCGCTGAAGATATGAAGGACGTTGAAAGTGAAAGTATTGACGCTGTTGTATCGACTTTGGTCCTTTGCTCTGTCGCTGATGTGATGCAAGTACTCAAAGAAGTCAAAAGGATCCTTGCAGTG ggtggcaaattttatttttgggaaCACGTCCATGAGCGTCCAGGAAGCTATCTACACACTATCCAGAATTTGATGTCAATGTTTATCTGGCCACTCCTGTTCGACAACTGCCAGCTAAATCGTAATATAGATGACATGATTGCCAAAAGTGGTTTTAGTTCATTGACACAAAACCGATTTTATGCCACCGGTACGACAGGGCTGTTCCAGCTAATCAAACCTCATGCAAGGGGAATTGCGACAAAATAG
- the LOC136029671 gene encoding uncharacterized protein LOC136029671, with the protein MLKVEKPRPGVFSQLKKVGKNRKISLRTKNRILEATVMTVVKCGSEACAFRKTDKDLLDVFYTNCLRIVLGNRLTDRISNSRLYEKCGSILLSRDIVREKLKWLDYVLRMKGDRLSFSANRLGLNGKQVVLSWCGKMSQGKI; encoded by the coding sequence atgttaaaagtagaaaagcCAAGGCCCGGAGtgttttcacagttgaaaaaagttgggaagaataggaaaataagtctgcgaaccaagaatagaatattggaagctacagtgatgacggtGGTCAAGTGTGGTTCTGAAGCATGTGCGTTCCGAAAAACGGataaagatttgctagatgttttctatacaaattgcctacggattgttctgggtaaccgactgactgaccgtatttcaaacagtaggctatacgaaaagtgtggttcaatcctgctttctagggatATAGtgagagaaaaattgaaatggctagattatgttctgcggatgaagggtgacagattgTCCTTCTCAGCCAACCgcctagggctaaacggaaagcaggtcgtcctcagTTGGTGTGGGAAGATGtcgcaaggaaagatttaa